The nucleotide sequence TTCAATTCGTACAGCGGACTAAATGGGATACGATTCCTGTTACCGATGAGTATCAAAAATTGCATGGAGTACTGACCAGAAGCAGCCTCAATCAAGCCATTCTGGATGGACAACCATTGACGAGCGTCATTCATCCACTCATTAAAAAAGACGTCATTTGGACTCACATTGACAGTTCGGTCAGCGACATCCAGGAAATCATTCAAAGAGCAGAAGTAGGGAACATCGTCATTTTGAATGATGACCACCAAGTGACCGGAATGCTTACCAAAACGGACATCATTTTCACATTGTTTCGAGCTACAAGTTCTTTGAAGGATCAACTAGAAGAAATTCTGGTACGATCAGAGCTCGGCGCGATCATCACAGATGATTCTGAACGGATCACCTTCGCAAATCAGAAAATTTGCAAAATGACAGGGCTGACACAAGTAGAACTGCTCCAGCGTGAGGTAACTTCGCTCATTTCAGGTATTCAATTAGAGTCCATGGAGCCTTCCGATCATTATCGGCTACAACTAGGGAATAGTCATGCCGTTACCCGTATTTCTCGCTTTGGGAAAAAAGGGTGTATCCTTTTGTTTCAAGATGTATCACAAGTGGAAAAAATGGCCCAGGAGTTACAGAGCGTAGTCAAATGGAAGAGTATTTTGCAGACGGTCATCGATAATGCGTACGAAGGTCTTATCATGATCAATGAATGGAAAGAAGTTAACTTCGTGAGTCCATCCTTACTTGAACTTTTTGAGTTTGAAGAATCGCAGATTTTATACAAGCCAATCCATGACGTCCTCCCTCAATTGGGACTCGACCGCGTCATGAAATCAGGTCTACCGGAATATAGCGAGATGATGCAGGTAAAAGGCATTCGATATACCGTGCATCGCGTCCCCATTATGCAAGACGACGAAATCATCGGGGTTATCGGAAAAATCTCCTTCCGTGGCCTGCACGAAATGAAAGAAGTTGTACGTAGACTGGAAAAGAGTGAAAAAGAAGAGAAGCAAACCCCACAAGTGCAGCACGAGACCTCCCGCTTCTCATTTGAGCAGATTCTCACACAAGACCCCCAGATGGAGAAAATTATACGTAGCGCCATGAAGTCAGCCAAAGGAAATTCGACTGTTCTGATCAGAGGCGAAAGTGGAACCGGAAAAGAGCTGTTCGCCCATGCGATCCACAGCATGAGCTGGCGCAGTAATGGCCCTTTTGTAACGGTCAATTGCGCCGCGATCCCAGAGCATTTATTGGAATCAGAATTTTTTGGATATGAAGAAGGAGCCTTCTCGGGTGCCAAGCAAAAAGGTAAAAAAGGGAAGTTTGATTTGGCAAATGGGGGAACTCTGTTTCTAGATGAAGTAGGAGATATGTCGCTGCAACTGCAGGCGAAAATGCTTCGTGTCCTCCAAGAAAAGGAATTTTATCGGGTGGGTGGAACAGAGCGCATCCAAGTCGATGTACGCATTATAGCAGCAACGCATCGTTCCCTGGAGGAAATGGTCAGAAATGGGGAATTCCGAAACGACTTGTTCTATCGATTAAACGTCATCTCTTTTGAAATCCCGCCACTGGCGAAAAGGAAAAAAGATATTTTGGTGTTTATTCCTTTCTTCATGGAAGAATTAAATCGCTTGAACGGGACAAGCATTACGGGAATTGACCCGCTTGCCGAAAAAGCCATGATCGATTACGATTGGCCGGGCAACGTACGTGAACTTCGAAATGTCATGGAGCGCGCGATGCTGTTCAGTGAACACGGAAAAATCGAGCTGGCAGATTTGCCCGAATACATGTTGGGTCATGGAAAAAATGAATTCACCGCATTCTCATTTGATTCAGAGAGCTCCCTTATGGAAAAGGCAGAAAGAGCGGCCGTACAACAAGCGTTGGAGCAATCGGGCGGCAACAAATCCAAGGCTGCCAAATTACTGGGAGTAAGCAGATCCGTGCTATATGATCGTCTGAAAAAATACCAATTAACGGTACAAGAGTAAAGCGTGGATGACTTCTGGATGGGACGGAAGTCATTTTTTTATGCCAACTTGTCTGTATTATCTACATCTGTCTGTAAGGTGTGTTTCATCACTATACATAACAACATCCAGCCAAAAGGAAAGGAAGAGAAAGTAAAGAATCATGTGTGGTTGGCATGACATTTGCTATTTCTGAATATTGCGTCTAATTAAGGGTTGTACCCGAAAGGAGGAAACCCTACCAACTCATCTTGCTATTTTCCCCGTTTTCAATAACAGCTAAAGAATGGAAGGGGAGTAATTACATGCGCTGGATTGTCCTAACACTCTTGTTTTTTGCTTATGTCATCAACTATGCGGATAAGGCGATCATTGGATATGCAGCTGATCCGTTGATGAAGGAGCTTGGCTTGAATAGTGCCCAATGGGGAATGGTCGGAAGCAGTTTTTATTGGTTGTTTGCCATCTCAGCTTTATTAGGAGGGACATGGTCAGATCGTATCGGGACTTCGAAAATGATCGTGGTTCTATTGCTTGCCTGGACAGTTCTGCAGTTTGGTTCCTACGCCATTATGACATTGCCGATGCTGATCTTGTATCGGTTAATGCTGGGAGCGTTTGAGGGGCCGTTTACTCCGGTAGCGATGAGTCACGCTGCCAAATGGTTTCCTCCCGAAAGACGAGGAATAGCGTTTGCTGTCATCGTCTCTGGTGCCAGTGTCGGCGGAATTATTTCAGCGCCGATTCTTGTTGCCCTGATAGAAAAGTATGGCTGGCGGTTGACGTTTGCACTTTTAGGTGTCGTCAGTCTGGTTTTGGTTTTCGTCTGGTTGTTTGTGGATCGAAAAAACAAGAATCATCCAAGTAATCAAACGGCTCCATCCCATGTGAAAAAGTTGAGATGGGCTGATATAGCTCCCGTATTGCGTAATCCCGCTTGTTTTCTGACCCTCGCTTTAGCGTTCTCTGCGCTGT is from Brevibacillus brevis and encodes:
- a CDS encoding MFS transporter, whose product is MRWIVLTLLFFAYVINYADKAIIGYAADPLMKELGLNSAQWGMVGSSFYWLFAISALLGGTWSDRIGTSKMIVVLLLAWTVLQFGSYAIMTLPMLILYRLMLGAFEGPFTPVAMSHAAKWFPPERRGIAFAVIVSGASVGGIISAPILVALIEKYGWRLTFALLGVVSLVLVFVWLFVDRKNKNHPSNQTAPSHVKKLRWADIAPVLRNPACFLTLALAFSALWLSTWLLVWLPLYMTKVLQLEPMNMAYAVAGSGIAATVMVLLLSSISDRIYKKTNSYFKSRVLVPGIVTLIGGLFLAMMPAFESFIWVYLALCLAKTSSYSNAAVGPQILIKLMPERAGFMTSIFSFITNMASIVAPVITGILVQAAGNNLVLGFHYSLYVIVGLFIVTGILFLLFVRPDQPSKEVPPHVETV
- a CDS encoding sigma-54-dependent Fis family transcriptional regulator, giving the protein MPQLRDIITPVHECLSPEHTLSDAIQFVQRTKWDTIPVTDEYQKLHGVLTRSSLNQAILDGQPLTSVIHPLIKKDVIWTHIDSSVSDIQEIIQRAEVGNIVILNDDHQVTGMLTKTDIIFTLFRATSSLKDQLEEILVRSELGAIITDDSERITFANQKICKMTGLTQVELLQREVTSLISGIQLESMEPSDHYRLQLGNSHAVTRISRFGKKGCILLFQDVSQVEKMAQELQSVVKWKSILQTVIDNAYEGLIMINEWKEVNFVSPSLLELFEFEESQILYKPIHDVLPQLGLDRVMKSGLPEYSEMMQVKGIRYTVHRVPIMQDDEIIGVIGKISFRGLHEMKEVVRRLEKSEKEEKQTPQVQHETSRFSFEQILTQDPQMEKIIRSAMKSAKGNSTVLIRGESGTGKELFAHAIHSMSWRSNGPFVTVNCAAIPEHLLESEFFGYEEGAFSGAKQKGKKGKFDLANGGTLFLDEVGDMSLQLQAKMLRVLQEKEFYRVGGTERIQVDVRIIAATHRSLEEMVRNGEFRNDLFYRLNVISFEIPPLAKRKKDILVFIPFFMEELNRLNGTSITGIDPLAEKAMIDYDWPGNVRELRNVMERAMLFSEHGKIELADLPEYMLGHGKNEFTAFSFDSESSLMEKAERAAVQQALEQSGGNKSKAAKLLGVSRSVLYDRLKKYQLTVQE